From Pseudomonas poae, the proteins below share one genomic window:
- the tssB gene encoding type VI secretion system contractile sheath small subunit, with protein MAKQSSQKFIARNRAPRVQIEYDVELYGAEKKVQLPFVMGVMADLAGKPAEPLAPVADRKFLEVDVDNFDSRLKAMQPRVAFHVPNELTGEGNLSLDITFESMDDFSPAAVARKVDSLNQLLEARTQLANLLTYMDGKTGAEEIIMKAIKDPALLQALASAPKPAGDQ; from the coding sequence GTGGCGAAGCAAAGTTCTCAGAAATTCATCGCGCGCAACCGCGCGCCTCGAGTGCAGATCGAGTACGACGTCGAGCTTTACGGCGCCGAGAAAAAGGTCCAGCTGCCCTTCGTGATGGGTGTGATGGCCGACCTCGCCGGCAAGCCTGCCGAGCCTTTGGCGCCTGTGGCCGACCGCAAGTTCCTTGAAGTGGATGTCGATAACTTCGACTCGCGCCTCAAGGCCATGCAGCCACGCGTGGCGTTCCACGTACCCAACGAACTGACCGGCGAAGGCAACCTGAGCCTGGACATCACCTTCGAAAGCATGGACGACTTCAGCCCGGCCGCCGTGGCCCGCAAGGTCGACTCGCTGAACCAGCTGCTCGAAGCCCGCACCCAACTGGCCAACCTGCTGACCTACATGGACGGCAAGACAGGCGCTGAAGAAATCATCATGAAGGCGATCAAGGACCCGGCATTGCTTCAGGCACTTGCCAGCGCGCCCAAGCCAGCAGGGGACCAGTAA
- a CDS encoding protein phosphatase 2C domain-containing protein, whose product MGSTYKSASKSHVGMVRQVNEDAFLDLPENRLWVVADGMGGHAAGDYVSSLIVDSLRSVPVGRSLDEYSVALRNDLIRINAAVREETANRGVAMMGSTVVLLAARGLRGVCLWAGDSRLYRLRDGVLEGISRDHSYVQDLQDSGLLSEADARVHPRANIVTRAIGVEAQLELAVVDLLIAPGDSYLLCSDGLNKTVEDHEIREVLSHDAPDEIVRSLVHLGLNRGAPDNITAIVVKVSA is encoded by the coding sequence ATGGGGTCGACGTATAAATCCGCGAGCAAAAGCCATGTGGGTATGGTGCGCCAGGTCAATGAAGATGCCTTTCTGGACCTGCCGGAGAACCGCCTGTGGGTGGTCGCCGACGGCATGGGTGGGCATGCGGCGGGGGACTACGTGAGCAGCCTGATTGTCGACAGCCTGCGCAGCGTGCCGGTGGGGCGTTCCCTGGATGAATACTCGGTGGCCTTGCGTAATGACTTGATCCGCATCAACGCCGCCGTGCGCGAAGAAACCGCCAACCGCGGCGTGGCCATGATGGGCAGCACCGTGGTGCTGCTGGCGGCTCGCGGCCTGCGCGGCGTGTGTTTGTGGGCCGGCGACAGCCGCCTGTATCGCCTGCGTGATGGCGTGCTTGAGGGCATCTCTCGTGACCACAGCTACGTGCAAGACCTGCAAGACAGCGGCCTGCTCAGCGAAGCCGATGCCCGCGTGCACCCACGCGCCAATATCGTGACCCGTGCGATTGGCGTGGAAGCCCAGTTGGAGCTGGCAGTGGTCGACCTGTTGATCGCCCCCGGCGACAGCTACCTGCTGTGCAGCGATGGCCTGAACAAAACCGTCGAAGACCATGAGATCCGCGAAGTGCTGAGCCACGACGCGCCGGATGAAATCGTGCGCAGCCTGGTGCACCTGGGCCTCAACCGGGGTGCGCCGGACAACATTACCGCCATCGTCGTGAAGGTATCGGCATGA
- a CDS encoding type VI secretion system tube protein Hcp: protein MAVDIFIKIGDIKGESMDKAHKDEIDVLNWSWGMAQSGNMHVGGGGGAGKVNIQDLSLTKYVDKASPNLMMHCASGKHIDKVKLTVRKAGGESQVEYMVINLEEVLVTSLSTGGSGSDDRLTENVTLNFAQVMVDYQPQKADGTKDGGAIKFGWNIRSNTKR from the coding sequence ATGGCTGTTGATATTTTCATCAAGATCGGCGACATCAAGGGCGAGTCCATGGACAAGGCCCACAAGGACGAAATCGACGTGCTGAACTGGAGCTGGGGCATGGCCCAGTCCGGCAACATGCACGTGGGCGGTGGCGGCGGCGCGGGCAAGGTGAATATCCAGGACCTGTCGCTGACCAAATACGTCGACAAGGCTTCGCCGAACCTGATGATGCACTGCGCCAGCGGCAAGCACATCGACAAGGTCAAGCTGACCGTGCGCAAGGCCGGTGGCGAAAGCCAGGTCGAGTACATGGTGATCAACCTGGAAGAAGTGCTGGTGACGTCCCTGAGCACTGGCGGTTCGGGCAGCGATGATCGCCTGACCGAGAACGTCACCCTGAACTTCGCCCAAGTGATGGTCGACTACCAGCCGCAGAAAGCCGACGGCACCAAAGACGGCGGCGCGATCAAGTTCGGCTGGAACATCCGTTCCAACACCAAACGCTGA
- the tssJ gene encoding type VI secretion system lipoprotein TssJ: MIPRFLLAVATLLLLTACAKDAAKPEAAAEAEADTAAVELHFHAIAGLNPGANGQAAPVRVRIFELKNAATFGRSDYFALADRAQSTLGLDLLDQDEVMVQPGQQLSVQRDLDPSTRQIGLLVGYRELDRAQWRTVISVPPRQYTEYQISLDVRAVRADVVVSPSSPAQ, encoded by the coding sequence ATGATTCCCAGGTTTTTACTCGCAGTCGCCACACTGCTGCTGTTGACGGCGTGTGCCAAGGATGCGGCCAAGCCCGAGGCCGCCGCTGAAGCCGAGGCCGACACCGCCGCCGTCGAGCTGCATTTTCATGCGATTGCCGGGCTTAACCCCGGCGCCAACGGCCAGGCCGCCCCAGTGCGGGTGCGTATCTTCGAACTGAAAAACGCCGCCACCTTCGGCCGCTCCGATTACTTCGCGCTGGCCGACCGTGCGCAATCCACCTTGGGCCTGGACCTGCTGGACCAGGACGAAGTGATGGTGCAGCCCGGCCAACAGTTGAGCGTCCAGCGTGACCTCGACCCGTCCACCCGCCAGATCGGCTTGCTGGTGGGGTACCGCGAGCTGGACCGCGCACAGTGGCGCACGGTGATCAGCGTGCCGCCGCGTCAATACACCGAATACCAGATCAGCCTCGATGTGCGTGCTGTGCGCGCCGACGTCGTGGTTTCCCCATCCAGCCCTGCCCAATAA
- the tssE gene encoding type VI secretion system baseplate subunit TssE, with protein MVTEIASRDRLQPSLLDRLTDDDPTNPKESADKRVLSLTQLKASVLRDLAWLLNTTSLLDADATLHTPAGTSVVNYGLPALAGNSVSSVDIKALEALIYQAIATFEPRILRHTLRVKARVGHGEMNHNALSFEIEGDLWAQPVPLRLLLQTDLDLESGHVRVVNADQRRRP; from the coding sequence GTGGTAACTGAAATCGCTTCCCGCGACCGTCTGCAACCGTCCCTGCTGGACCGGTTGACCGACGATGACCCAACCAACCCGAAGGAAAGCGCCGACAAACGCGTGCTGTCCCTGACCCAATTAAAAGCCTCGGTGCTGCGCGACCTGGCGTGGCTGCTCAACACCACGTCGTTGCTGGATGCCGATGCCACATTGCACACCCCGGCCGGCACCTCGGTAGTCAATTACGGCCTGCCGGCACTGGCGGGCAACAGCGTTTCCAGCGTGGACATCAAGGCCCTGGAAGCCCTGATCTACCAGGCGATTGCCACCTTTGAGCCGCGTATTCTGCGCCATACCCTGCGCGTCAAAGCCCGTGTCGGGCATGGCGAGATGAACCACAACGCCCTGAGTTTCGAGATCGAAGGCGACCTGTGGGCACAGCCGGTGCCCTTGCGCCTGCTGCTGCAAACCGACCTCGACCTGGAATCCGGCCATGTGCGCGTGGTGAATGCCGACCAGCGGAGGCGCCCATGA
- the tssA gene encoding type VI secretion system protein TssA, with amino-acid sequence MDVPLLLAAVSATSPCGEDMEYDAQFLQLERDAKGQPERSMGDSILPAEPPEWRSIQQQSLDLLQRSKDLRITHFLLQSTLALQGVAGLAEALTLINALLREYWADLHPRLDADDDNDPTVRINALSGLTSDATIRLLRESILTRSRTFGPVSLRAALNAGGLMSFPDEHLGAQQLNAAFLDSDPEQLQATRDALSAARAACEAIEQQVSDQVGSAQGVDLSLLKQPLKQALQILNQAVPDTAGSSEPEAVSDDNAPSVDFAAAPVAPRPVGDIASRDDVLRSLDKILAYYTRHEPSSPLPVLLNRAKNLVHADFAAIVRNLIPDGMSQFENLRGPDGE; translated from the coding sequence GTGGATGTGCCGTTGCTGCTCGCCGCCGTTTCCGCGACTTCGCCCTGTGGCGAAGACATGGAATATGACGCGCAATTTCTCCAACTGGAACGTGATGCCAAGGGCCAGCCTGAGCGCAGCATGGGCGATTCCATCTTGCCTGCCGAACCGCCGGAATGGCGCAGCATCCAGCAGCAAAGCCTCGACCTGTTGCAGCGCAGCAAAGACCTGCGCATCACCCATTTCCTGTTGCAAAGCACCCTCGCCCTCCAGGGCGTGGCCGGGCTGGCCGAGGCCCTGACCCTGATCAACGCGTTGCTGCGTGAATACTGGGCCGACCTGCACCCGCGCCTGGATGCCGACGACGATAACGACCCTACCGTACGCATCAACGCCCTGTCCGGCTTGACCAGCGACGCGACCATTCGCCTGCTGCGCGAAAGCATCCTCACACGTTCGCGCACCTTCGGCCCGGTAAGCCTGCGCGCCGCGCTGAATGCCGGCGGCCTGATGAGCTTCCCCGATGAACACCTCGGCGCCCAGCAACTCAACGCCGCGTTTCTCGACAGCGACCCCGAGCAACTGCAAGCCACCCGCGACGCCCTGAGCGCCGCACGTGCCGCCTGCGAAGCCATCGAACAACAGGTCAGCGACCAGGTCGGCTCCGCCCAGGGCGTCGACCTCAGCCTGTTGAAGCAACCGCTCAAGCAGGCGCTGCAAATCCTCAATCAAGCCGTGCCCGACACGGCCGGCAGCAGCGAACCCGAGGCCGTCAGTGACGACAATGCCCCCTCGGTCGATTTCGCCGCTGCCCCCGTAGCACCGCGCCCCGTTGGCGATATCGCCAGCCGCGACGATGTGCTGCGCAGCCTGGACAAAATCCTTGCGTACTACACCCGGCACGAGCCTTCGAGCCCGCTGCCGGTGCTGTTGAACCGCGCAAAGAATCTGGTGCACGCCGACTTTGCGGCCATCGTGCGCAATCTGATTCCCGACGGCATGTCCCAATTTGAAAACCTGCGCGGCCCGGACGGCGAATAA
- the tagF gene encoding type VI secretion system-associated protein TagF, with product MTTLGFYGKLASRGDFVSRALPQSFIGPWDSWLAAGLLASQHSLGAEWLNVYLVSPLWRFVLAPGVCGPDAAAGVVMPSIDRVGRYFPLAVVALLDHDTNPASLVGGPDTWFEQAEELLLGTLDAGATFESFNHGLDTLGIPSSERRAVDSRFAGLQRVAATEPQSRMAALAEQACDGVSLWWGRGSQTISPGLLRCQGLPATGDFAQFLLGQEGVV from the coding sequence ATGACCACGTTGGGTTTCTACGGCAAGTTGGCCAGCCGCGGTGACTTTGTCAGCCGCGCCTTGCCCCAGAGTTTTATCGGCCCGTGGGACAGCTGGCTGGCGGCGGGTTTGCTCGCGAGCCAGCACAGCCTGGGCGCTGAGTGGCTCAACGTGTACCTGGTGAGCCCGCTGTGGCGTTTTGTGCTGGCGCCGGGTGTGTGCGGGCCGGACGCCGCGGCGGGCGTGGTGATGCCGAGCATTGATCGGGTCGGGCGGTATTTTCCGCTGGCGGTGGTGGCCTTGCTCGATCACGACACCAACCCGGCGTCGTTGGTCGGCGGCCCGGACACCTGGTTCGAGCAGGCCGAAGAGCTGTTGCTCGGCACCCTGGATGCCGGCGCCACTTTTGAAAGCTTCAACCACGGCCTCGACACCCTGGGTATTCCATCGAGTGAGCGGCGGGCGGTGGACAGCCGTTTCGCCGGCCTGCAACGGGTCGCGGCCACCGAACCGCAGAGTCGAATGGCGGCACTGGCCGAACAGGCGTGCGACGGCGTGAGCCTGTGGTGGGGGCGTGGTTCGCAGACGATTTCCCCCGGTTTATTGCGGTGTCAGGGCCTGCCTGCTACCGGCGATTTTGCGCAGTTTTTGCTCGGACAAGAAGGTGTGGTGTAG
- a CDS encoding serine/threonine-protein kinase — protein sequence MNILIPGYDIEGEIGEGAMASVYLATQRSLERKVALKVMAAALAADPSFCERFLREGKTLARLSHPHTVTIHDIGNVGELYYMAMEYLPNGTLKERIAAGLTPEQGLTLIRQIASALGYAHAQGLVHRDVKPANILFRADGTAVLSDFGIAKSLDDRTQFTQAGFAVGTPSYMSPEQARGQEIDGRADLYALGVVLYEILVGKLPYNGTDALSTALAHLTEPLPELPVHHGRYQAVLRKLLAKDPAERFPDAAALLLALDNLPTESLEATLVRPLPIPLSFDLAGITPQSIEIPTDKPQPVRQPVVTPTQHNAVSEQRRGPVLALAAVAVAVALAIGGASYWWLSGSDEPVAKPPAAVVPAVAPPVPEADGGQRPLLMAGKKTLFQRVLSKPGAKLSADAGSAPGKALPAFSVLYVYQRKDVDGSSWVRVGAATDGRSDGWLPAAQVSDWKQSLVLKFTERSGRSPVMFLRQSSEVEKLLADPAAAKGVLTKAQKDRDDNGQVLALEPTASAVPQNQFYLLPIFDAKESFDENGQPVQLLNVASIDPGTAAAKPATPVIKANADAFRTAVVLVVDTTVSMQPYIDQIRDVVHELQTRIAERGELDSVSFGMVGFRSSIKKTPGLEYVAKTLITLDQGRDPQRFLDMARQVRASTVSSHSFNEDAFAGVMQAVDGMDWSGYGGRIILLVTDAGALRKNDPFAATQMNEAEVRQAALGKQIKIYALHLRTDAGKKTHAGAESQYRILTADANPQIGDLYTPVPGGDVRKLGERVDEIGTVFANLVHQVRSNTPQPVPLLSSAPTLADKSAAVGYAMHMDFLGRKTASQAPQLVSAWTADRDLTNPALPAFQVCVMLTKLQLNDLQQSLKLIVDAARKTQTSPKDFFQEIASASAYMSRDPQALRKGGNLADGGILGEYLEGLPYRSKSLNMTQDLWLSLSVAEQEDFIDELDSKIRLYETFHNDVANWVRFGDAEPGDALYRVPLSTLP from the coding sequence ATGAACATCCTGATTCCGGGCTATGACATCGAAGGCGAAATCGGCGAAGGCGCCATGGCCAGCGTGTACCTGGCGACCCAGCGCTCGCTGGAGCGCAAGGTGGCCCTCAAGGTGATGGCGGCCGCGCTCGCAGCCGACCCGAGCTTCTGCGAGCGTTTTCTGCGCGAGGGCAAGACCCTGGCGCGCCTGTCGCACCCGCATACGGTGACCATCCATGACATCGGCAATGTCGGTGAGCTGTATTACATGGCCATGGAATACCTGCCCAATGGCACGCTCAAGGAGCGCATCGCGGCCGGCCTGACGCCGGAGCAGGGCCTTACGCTGATCCGCCAGATCGCCTCAGCCCTGGGCTATGCGCATGCCCAGGGGCTGGTACACCGCGACGTCAAACCGGCGAACATTCTGTTTCGCGCCGATGGCACGGCGGTGCTGTCGGACTTCGGCATCGCCAAGTCGCTGGATGATCGTACCCAGTTCACCCAGGCCGGTTTTGCCGTGGGCACCCCGAGCTATATGAGCCCGGAACAGGCGCGAGGCCAGGAGATCGATGGCCGCGCCGACCTCTACGCGCTGGGCGTGGTGCTGTACGAAATTCTCGTGGGCAAGCTGCCGTATAACGGCACCGATGCGCTCTCCACGGCGCTGGCGCATCTGACCGAGCCGTTACCGGAGCTGCCGGTGCATCACGGGCGTTATCAGGCGGTGCTGCGCAAGTTGTTGGCCAAGGACCCGGCGGAGCGCTTCCCGGATGCGGCGGCGTTGCTGCTGGCGTTGGATAACCTGCCAACGGAATCGCTGGAGGCCACGCTGGTGCGGCCGCTGCCGATTCCGCTGAGTTTTGATCTGGCAGGCATCACCCCGCAATCCATCGAGATTCCCACCGACAAGCCACAACCGGTGCGCCAACCGGTGGTGACACCGACGCAACACAACGCCGTGTCCGAGCAGCGCCGTGGACCGGTATTGGCGTTGGCCGCCGTGGCGGTGGCGGTTGCATTGGCCATCGGTGGTGCCAGCTATTGGTGGTTGAGTGGCAGCGATGAGCCCGTCGCCAAACCGCCTGCTGCGGTGGTGCCCGCGGTGGCGCCGCCGGTGCCTGAAGCCGATGGCGGCCAGCGTCCGTTGCTGATGGCGGGTAAGAAGACCTTGTTCCAGCGCGTCCTCAGCAAGCCCGGCGCCAAGCTTTCGGCCGACGCGGGCAGTGCGCCAGGCAAGGCACTGCCGGCGTTTTCCGTGCTGTACGTTTACCAGCGCAAGGATGTCGACGGCAGCTCGTGGGTGCGCGTTGGTGCGGCCACCGATGGCCGCAGCGACGGCTGGTTGCCAGCCGCTCAAGTCAGTGACTGGAAGCAAAGCCTTGTATTGAAGTTCACCGAACGCTCGGGCCGCTCGCCGGTGATGTTCCTGCGCCAATCCTCCGAGGTGGAGAAGCTGCTGGCCGACCCGGCCGCCGCCAAAGGTGTGTTGACCAAGGCGCAGAAAGACCGCGACGACAACGGTCAGGTCCTGGCCCTGGAGCCGACGGCCAGCGCGGTGCCGCAGAACCAGTTCTATCTGTTGCCGATCTTCGACGCCAAAGAGAGCTTCGACGAAAACGGCCAGCCGGTGCAGTTGCTCAACGTCGCATCCATCGACCCCGGCACCGCAGCCGCCAAACCGGCCACGCCGGTGATCAAGGCCAACGCCGATGCTTTCCGGACCGCCGTGGTGCTGGTGGTGGATACCACCGTGTCCATGCAGCCGTATATCGACCAGATCCGCGATGTGGTGCACGAGCTGCAAACCCGTATCGCCGAGCGCGGCGAGCTGGACAGTGTCAGCTTCGGCATGGTCGGTTTTCGCAGCAGCATCAAGAAAACCCCCGGCCTGGAATACGTGGCCAAGACCCTGATCACCCTCGACCAGGGCCGCGACCCGCAACGTTTCCTCGACATGGCGCGCCAGGTCAGGGCGTCCACGGTGTCCAGCCACTCGTTCAACGAAGACGCGTTTGCCGGGGTGATGCAGGCCGTGGATGGCATGGATTGGTCCGGTTACGGCGGGCGTATCATCCTGCTGGTGACCGACGCCGGCGCGCTGCGCAAGAACGATCCGTTCGCCGCCACCCAGATGAACGAAGCCGAAGTGCGCCAGGCGGCGCTGGGCAAGCAGATCAAGATCTACGCCCTGCACCTGCGCACCGACGCCGGCAAGAAAACCCATGCCGGTGCCGAAAGCCAATACCGCATCCTCACCGCCGACGCCAACCCGCAGATCGGCGACCTGTACACGCCGGTACCCGGTGGCGACGTGCGCAAGCTGGGTGAACGCGTGGATGAGATCGGCACGGTGTTCGCCAATCTCGTGCACCAAGTGCGCAGCAACACGCCGCAACCGGTGCCGCTGCTGAGCAGCGCGCCGACGCTTGCCGACAAATCCGCTGCCGTCGGCTACGCCATGCACATGGATTTCCTCGGCCGCAAAACCGCGAGCCAGGCCCCGCAGCTGGTCAGTGCCTGGACCGCCGACCGCGACCTGACCAACCCGGCTCTGCCGGCGTTCCAGGTGTGCGTGATGCTCACCAAGTTGCAGCTCAACGACCTGCAGCAGTCGCTGAAATTGATCGTGGATGCGGCGCGCAAGACCCAGACCTCACCCAAGGATTTCTTCCAGGAAATCGCCAGCGCCTCGGCCTATATGAGCCGCGACCCGCAAGCCCTGCGCAAGGGCGGCAACCTGGCCGACGGCGGCATTCTCGGCGAGTACCTGGAGGGCCTGCCGTACCGCAGCAAGTCGCTGAACATGACCCAGGACTTGTGGTTGTCGTTGAGCGTGGCCGAGCAGGAAGACTTTATCGACGAGTTGGATTCGAAAATCCGCCTCTACGAAACCTTCCACAATGATGTGGCCAACTGGGTCCGTTTCGGCGATGCCGAGCCGGGTGATGCGTTGTACCGCGTGCCGTTGTCGACGTTGCCGTAA
- the tssK gene encoding type VI secretion system baseplate subunit TssK, producing MSWNNRVVWSEGMFIGTQHFQQHDRYLENLIDARSRPLSAGAWGFSELLIDQGLLAQGKLAIVSARGLLPDGTPFNIPQDDLAPSPLNIDDNLRDGLVYLALPLKRAGARDTVDDGEDLGAARYVSQVREVRDDNAPFENRAPVAVGSRALRLLTAQDGISDYAAIGLVRIKEKRADRALVLDDTYIPPVLDVAASKPLTAFRSELLGLLHQRGEALAGRVVASGAGGASEIADFMLLQLVNRAQPLLQHFSQLSPLHPERFFSELVSLAGEFSTFSTSGRRPQEYPQYQHDDLALSFAPVMAALREALSMLIDSKATPIPIVEKAYGIHVAMLADKTLLDSASFILVVRADVPGETLRARFGQQSKVGSVEHIRDMVNLQLPGIGLLPLPVAPRQIPYHAGSTYYELDRGSEHWQQLNNSGGFAFHIAGQFPGLNLAFWAIRG from the coding sequence ATGTCCTGGAACAATCGCGTGGTCTGGTCGGAAGGCATGTTCATCGGAACGCAGCACTTCCAGCAACATGACCGTTACCTGGAAAACCTGATCGACGCCCGCAGCCGCCCGCTATCTGCCGGCGCCTGGGGGTTTTCCGAATTGCTGATCGACCAGGGCCTGCTGGCCCAGGGCAAGCTGGCGATCGTGTCGGCACGCGGCCTGTTGCCCGACGGCACACCGTTCAATATCCCCCAGGATGACCTGGCGCCAAGCCCGCTGAATATCGACGACAACCTGCGCGACGGCCTGGTGTACCTGGCCTTGCCGCTCAAGCGCGCCGGCGCCCGCGATACCGTCGATGACGGCGAAGACCTCGGCGCCGCACGCTATGTGAGCCAGGTGCGCGAAGTGCGCGACGACAACGCCCCATTCGAAAACCGTGCACCGGTGGCCGTGGGCTCCCGCGCCTTGCGCTTGCTGACGGCGCAGGATGGCATCAGCGACTATGCCGCCATCGGGTTGGTGCGCATCAAGGAAAAACGTGCCGACCGCGCACTGGTGCTCGATGACACCTACATCCCGCCGGTGCTGGACGTGGCCGCGAGCAAACCGCTGACGGCCTTTCGCAGCGAACTGCTCGGCCTGCTGCACCAGCGCGGCGAAGCCCTGGCAGGTCGCGTGGTCGCCTCGGGTGCCGGTGGCGCGTCGGAGATTGCCGATTTCATGCTGCTGCAACTGGTCAACCGTGCCCAGCCATTGCTCCAGCATTTCAGCCAGTTGAGCCCGCTGCACCCGGAGCGTTTCTTCAGCGAACTGGTCAGCCTGGCGGGTGAGTTCTCGACGTTTTCCACCTCCGGCCGGCGCCCCCAGGAATACCCGCAATACCAGCACGACGACCTGGCCCTGAGCTTCGCCCCGGTGATGGCGGCCCTGCGTGAAGCGCTGTCGATGCTGATCGACAGCAAGGCCACGCCGATTCCGATTGTCGAGAAAGCCTATGGCATCCACGTGGCCATGCTCGCCGACAAAACCCTGCTCGACAGCGCCAGTTTCATCCTCGTGGTGCGCGCCGATGTGCCCGGTGAAACCCTGCGCGCCCGCTTCGGCCAGCAGAGCAAAGTCGGCTCGGTTGAGCACATCCGCGACATGGTCAACCTGCAATTGCCGGGCATCGGCCTGCTGCCGCTGCCGGTGGCGCCACGCCAGATTCCCTACCACGCAGGCAGCACCTATTACGAGTTGGACCGGGGCAGTGAGCACTGGCAGCAACTGAACAACTCCGGCGGCTTTGCCTTCCATATCGCCGGGCAGTTCCCGGGCTTGAACCTGGCCTTCTGGGCGATCCGAGGATAA
- the tssC gene encoding type VI secretion system contractile sheath large subunit, whose amino-acid sequence MTDNTAREGAQNLGATQEASEFANLLLQEFKPKTERAREAVETAVRTLAEQALAQTDLVSNDAIKSIESIIAAIDAKLTAQVNQIIHHQDFQQLESAWRGLHYLVNNTESDEQLKIRVLNISKPDLHKTLKKFKGTAWDQSPIFKKMYEEEYGQFGGEPYGCLVGDYYFDQSPPDVELLGELSKVCAAMHAPFIAAASPTVMGMGSWQELSNPRDLTKIFTTPEYAGWRSLRESEDSRYIGLTMPRFLARLPYGAKTDPVEAFAFEENTDGADSSKYTWANAAYAMAVNINRSFKHYGWCSRIRGVESGGEVENLPAHTFPTDDGGVDMKCPTEIAISDRREAELAKNGFMPLLHKKNTDFAAFIGAQSLQKPAEYDDPDATANANLAARLPYLFATCRFAHYLKCIVRDKIGSFKEKDEMQRWLQDWILNYVDGDPAHSTETTKAQHPLAAAEVIVEDVEGNPGYYNSKFYLRPHYQLEGLTVSLRLVSKLPSAKSA is encoded by the coding sequence ATGACTGACAATACCGCCCGCGAAGGCGCCCAGAACCTGGGTGCCACCCAAGAAGCCAGCGAGTTCGCGAACCTGCTGCTGCAAGAATTCAAGCCCAAGACCGAGCGTGCCCGCGAAGCCGTGGAAACCGCCGTGCGCACCCTGGCCGAACAGGCTCTGGCGCAGACGGACCTGGTGTCCAACGACGCGATCAAGTCGATCGAATCGATCATCGCCGCCATCGACGCCAAGCTCACCGCCCAGGTCAACCAGATCATCCACCATCAGGATTTCCAACAGCTGGAAAGCGCCTGGCGTGGCCTGCACTACCTGGTCAACAACACCGAGAGCGATGAGCAGCTGAAGATTCGCGTGCTCAACATCTCCAAGCCGGACCTGCACAAGACTCTGAAGAAATTCAAGGGCACCGCGTGGGACCAGAGCCCGATCTTCAAGAAGATGTACGAAGAAGAATACGGCCAATTCGGCGGCGAACCGTATGGCTGCCTGGTGGGCGACTACTACTTCGACCAGTCGCCACCCGACGTGGAACTGCTGGGCGAGCTGTCGAAAGTCTGCGCCGCCATGCACGCCCCGTTCATTGCTGCGGCGTCGCCGACCGTGATGGGCATGGGCTCGTGGCAGGAACTGTCGAACCCACGTGACCTGACCAAGATTTTCACCACCCCGGAATACGCCGGCTGGCGCTCGCTGCGTGAATCGGAAGACTCGCGCTACATCGGCCTGACCATGCCGCGCTTCCTGGCGCGCCTGCCGTATGGCGCCAAGACCGACCCGGTGGAAGCCTTCGCCTTCGAAGAAAACACCGACGGCGCCGACAGCTCCAAGTATACCTGGGCCAACGCCGCCTACGCGATGGCCGTGAACATCAACCGTTCGTTCAAACACTACGGCTGGTGCTCGCGCATCCGTGGCGTGGAGTCCGGCGGCGAAGTGGAAAACCTGCCGGCCCACACGTTCCCGACCGATGACGGTGGCGTGGACATGAAGTGCCCAACCGAAATCGCCATCAGCGACCGCCGTGAAGCGGAACTGGCGAAGAACGGTTTCATGCCGCTGCTGCACAAGAAAAACACCGACTTCGCCGCGTTCATCGGCGCCCAGTCGTTGCAGAAACCGGCCGAATACGACGACCCGGACGCCACCGCCAACGCCAACCTGGCTGCGCGCCTGCCGTACCTGTTCGCCACCTGCCGTTTCGCCCACTACTTGAAGTGCATCGTGCGCGACAAGATCGGCTCCTTCAAAGAGAAGGACGAGATGCAGCGCTGGTTGCAGGACTGGATCCTCAACTACGTCGACGGCGACCCGGCGCACTCCACCGAAACCACCAAGGCCCAGCACCCATTGGCTGCTGCCGAAGTGATCGTGGAAGACGTCGAAGGCAACCCGGGGTACTACAACTCCAAGTTCTACCTGCGCCCGCACTACCAGCTCGAAGGGCTGACCGTGTCGCTGCGCCTGGTATCGAAGCTGCCTTCGGCGAAAAGCGCTTAA